The Streptomonospora litoralis genome window below encodes:
- a CDS encoding GNAT family N-acetyltransferase → MLTIDVAENLADRAAVFAIRGAVFVAEQRVPIAEEWDARDLDAEHLLARTDGVPTGTGRLVVEGVRGLLGRLAVLPEARGTGAGAALVRAIEERARKLGLGEMELHAQTHALGFYERLGYTARGEEFLDAGIAHLDMRKPLD, encoded by the coding sequence GTGCTCACCATCGACGTCGCCGAGAACCTCGCCGACCGCGCCGCCGTGTTCGCCATCCGGGGCGCCGTCTTCGTCGCCGAACAGCGCGTGCCCATCGCCGAGGAGTGGGACGCGCGCGACCTCGACGCCGAGCACCTGCTGGCCCGTACCGACGGTGTGCCCACTGGAACCGGCCGTCTGGTCGTGGAAGGGGTGCGGGGCCTGCTCGGGCGCCTGGCGGTGCTTCCCGAGGCGCGGGGGACGGGTGCCGGCGCCGCCCTGGTCCGCGCGATCGAGGAGCGGGCGCGCAAACTGGGGCTGGGCGAGATGGAGCTGCACGCGCAGACCCACGCGCTGGGCTTCTACGAGCGCCTCGGCTACACCGCCCGGGGCGAGGAGTTCCTGGACGCCGGGATCGCGCATCTGGACATGCGCAAGCCGCTGGACTGA
- a CDS encoding PaaI family thioesterase, which produces MTVETEPVAELPDPRDFGLPVVGEEEIPAELTSLVEEVRTLVDAVAHTRAGAEDLAAARTAVAEAASRLQGDRHDIGTMVRHTWPDGRVEYGTLANIVAGPTNAAAPPLRLERASGGGLHGGFRLNGVYQGPPGLVHGGWLAALLDQALGAAAGAEGMPGLTANLDVNYRRPTPVEAPLEITARVTGTERRKVFVAAEISHDGEVTAEGTALMVRLDLPGDGGA; this is translated from the coding sequence ATGACGGTCGAGACCGAGCCGGTTGCCGAACTCCCCGACCCGCGGGACTTCGGGCTCCCCGTGGTCGGCGAGGAGGAGATCCCGGCGGAGTTGACGTCCCTGGTCGAGGAGGTGCGCACGCTCGTCGACGCCGTCGCCCACACCCGGGCGGGCGCCGAGGACCTCGCGGCCGCGCGCACGGCCGTCGCCGAGGCCGCCTCGCGTCTGCAGGGCGACCGGCACGACATCGGCACCATGGTGCGCCACACCTGGCCCGACGGCCGGGTGGAGTACGGCACCCTCGCCAACATCGTCGCCGGCCCGACCAACGCCGCGGCACCGCCGCTGCGCCTGGAGCGGGCCTCCGGCGGCGGACTGCACGGCGGGTTCCGGCTCAACGGCGTCTACCAGGGACCGCCCGGCCTGGTGCACGGCGGCTGGCTCGCCGCCCTGCTCGACCAGGCCCTCGGCGCCGCCGCCGGAGCCGAGGGGATGCCGGGCCTCACCGCCAACCTCGACGTGAACTACCGCCGTCCCACGCCCGTCGAAGCGCCGCTGGAGATCACTGCCCGCGTCACGGGCACCGAGCGCCGCAAGGTTTTCGTCGCGGCCGAGATCAGCCACGACGGCGAGGTCACCGCCGAGGGCACCGCCCTCATGGTGCGCCTGGACCTTCCCGGCGACGGCGGCGCCTGA